The Ziziphus jujuba cultivar Dongzao chromosome 5, ASM3175591v1 genome segment taatttCTGGGTGGATTTGGTTGACTATATATGTTTCAGAGATATGGATGGAATTGTTTTCTTATCTAATAAcctattttagaaaataaaaaaataaaaaaaaaatatcctatatataatttacttatgtaatatattattgtGATGACCTCTAATGAAATAATACacaaaataaagattttgatCCATCTCTCATCTTCTTCAATGCACCTAGATTGGCCGAAACAGATTTGTGTTTTTGCTGTTGTTTTAtcttcgtttttgtttttatttgatttataatttcTTCATTAAGGATAGAGAAAAtatggaaataattaaaaaggagTGGTCTGATAATATATGATCATAAGCCTAAGACGCACTAATTTCCAGGAGCCAATTGAAAGTAGCGGATAAAAAGCATGTTGCATTATCATTGTGTCTACTCAAAAACTGCACCTTTAATATCCCACCACCATTAAAACCTAAAATTGACAGTTACTTATTAAAGAATTTTGTCATATTCCAATAATGCTCTCCAGGATATATGCAACTTTTCTTTCATGTCTTTTTGTCTAGTTGACATTTTAATAGTGAAAAATTTTCTACTGCTTCCAaagcccaaagaaaaaaaaagattgaattttctaaggatatgtttttttatgaaagaaaaaggcTGCCTCTAATAGTATCATGGATTTTAAACTGGAGATTCTAAACCATGCAGCACAGTGACATAAGACCTTATGAGATAATAATGAAGCTTATTAAAACTCAAATCAGAAATTTGAAACtcataaatatgattttagtgGTTTCAGTCCACTAACCAACCAACTTGACGGTGCTTTAGATGTTTGAGGATTGAAGGAATAAGCAGTTCCACTTTGCATTATCGGATTTGAAGTGTGGAAAGCTTAAAGCTCCTTCTCCATTATTGAATTACAAAAAGGAAGTTCTGACTTACTGTTTTGTCTTTTAGTTCATGATAGCTCCAACATTGtccttcataaataaaaaaaccaaaaaaaaaaaaaaatcatattttaaaataatgagCGTCGTAGGTATTTCTTTCAAACCTTTATTCGAttgaacaaaattgaaaattgaaaacattGTTACATTATTCGTAAtcggaaaataattaaataactttgtggataataatatttattattcaaaatgtcAAAGGCGTAAAACGTTGAGTTTTATATAGCTGGCTTCGCTTGCATCACATGGCACGGGCGTGCCTGCTAAGTGCTGATTTTGAACAGACTTTAGAAGTAATCttgttttatacatatatatatatatatacaaatatatacatacatacgtaCATACATATAAAGTATAATATAGCTAGAAATTTaatgttcaaaaatataaaagacagTTATCTACAACTATCATCATATCacataaatatgtatacatatgttaCATTTATTTATCCTTATTGAATATTAGTTataaacttcaattttttattattaatattataaaaatgtgaaattttatatttcaataatttaGTTTTCACCTTTCTAACTTCCCTAACTGAGAATGACGcacaagaaaaacaaacttaTGAAACGACAACTATATTTGTTATTTACTGCAAATCGTGACGAAGATAATTCAGaccctatatttttttaagggtgGAATTCATCAACTgtgataattatataaaaaataatatttaattttttatgctaaataataatattttattcttgaaccaTTATATTCAATtaccaaataattttattaccaatattagcaaaaaaatattattatatttgcttgttaaaatttgacaaaactacACATCTACATTCATATGGACAAACACATACGTACTTGACTTAGAGATTTATGCTATCGATTTTCTTTAAACTCTATTTCATTTTATCATAATTCATGATCATAATTACTTGTAATTTTGTGCATAAATAATGGAGACGATGGCAAAGAGGTACACAATGTTGACAACTCATGGTTCAGTCTTGATGCATAAAAGATGCTTACAACTCATAATTAGATTCCTAGGGAAACATTAGGTACTTtgttaggtttttattttattttacttttttgcttATAACAATACATAATTGCTAAAAACACCCAGCTCCAGCTGGCAATGAAAAATGCCACATCCACTACTTGCTGCATTTGGAATTTCCAATATTTCAATCatagataaaattaatttcaacttTGAGTACATAAAGGGTAACCACATTATTCTTCCGTAAAACCCCATTCAatgaatccaaaaataaaaaataaaaaaataaaaaaataaaataaaattcaacctttCCCAACAGCTTCCTTCTTGTACAAGATGATGAGTGGTAATCAGAAATCGGGTTGGGCCCATTGTATTCTTTTTCAAACGTCAAATTCCATTTTGTCTTGTGGGCTTTTTAGGCTCAGTGGACCAGTAGGCTTGCTTTCCGTTTTCACATGTCCAGTTTGGAAGACCAGTGGGTCAAATGGGCCCAACTCTAGGTCCTCTGAGGCCCTATATCCTCCATGCATAAGGACAGCAGCAGAAAGAGAAGcgctttgagagagagagagagagagggaacaCAAACAAGGCAGAGATAGTGTGGTAGGAAAAACATAATCAAAATGGCATCTTTATCAGTATCAGTATCGGCTGGTCTAAATCTGTCAATGTTTAGAGCTTCACTTCCTCTATCCTCACCTTCCTTAACATTGTCTTCTGTGCGCAATTCTAGTTCCTCCTATAATCCTTCTCGAAGGCTCGCTCTCTTTCACCTCGGCTCTGGTGAAGCGCATTTGCCCAACCACTTTTATCTCTATACCATTTTCTGTCCATAAAAcagtcaaagttgaaaaaaacCCATTAACTGAAAACCAAACTTTTATATACTTGTGGAGTTTTTAATGGTTTAtgcattgtttttgttttatagagTTTGaaacttttgttttgttttgtttttttatttattattatttttttaattttctttggcCAATTTTCTTATTAAGCAAAATTAGTGTACACTGTAGAAGACTATGGTTGAGAATCTTCTTAGTGTTTCTAAGAAAAAagaatgctttttctttttgttgtaaGTTTAGTCATCATATAATATGATTCTTCAATTGTTCAAGTTATcaaagccttttttttatttttatttttttaatgatactaATAACAATGAATTGAAGAGAAATGTATTAACTGGATCCAGCTTCTCACATAGTAATGAACTTTTTTATGGTTATCCAGCTCTCCCTCAGTCACAGTTACTAGGTGTTCAATCATCAAAGTTCCTAAGAGCAGATGGTAAAACTATAGAGGCTGCCCAAGATGGAAATGTGGCACAATCAAGCACTACTGTGACCAGGGAAAATGTGTTAGGGTGGGCTAAAAATGACAAACGAAGATTGCTTCATGTTGTCTACCGTGTTGGGGACTTGGACAAGACTATCAAGTACGTCTATATGGATTTGCCTCAATAACACTTGTCCATATAGCTAGCTCATTAACATTTTGAGATGCAGATTCTATACTGAATGCTTGGGAATGAAGCTGTTGAGAAAGCGTGATATACCAGAGGAGAGATACACTAATGCTTTTCTTGGATATGGACCGGAGGATTCTCATTTTGTTGTTGAACTTACATACAGTAAGTCAGATCAAATCTGTTTATTCTCCTATTGTGTAGGCACATATAGTGGGTTGGCATAGCAGttgtatttataatttgtttttctgGTAGATTATGGTGTGGACAGATATGATATTGGTACTGGTTTTGGCCATTTTGGAGTTGCAGTTGAGGATGTAAGTTTCTATCTTTTGAAATGGCATTGTTTCTCATCTCATGCAAAAGTAATGGCTAATATTGCGTTTAATTCTATGTCCTTTGTCCTAGCAAGAAATAGGCAACCATTTGACTATGTTATACTATCTATGGAAAAattcatgctttctctaacaaAACTGCTATTGGTCTCTGGAATTGTTTGCATCTGATTGGAGTCATTGACAAGAAAAATAGTTATGTCCTGGTGCACTAAAATTTTTGAGGATTTAATTTCTCTCAAGTTAGCTGTAGACCAATGTTTTTGTGTTGAGGTTAGTCAAACCTTGTGTGTATTAGTTCTTTGTTTCCAATTGAGACTTGTCTAAGAGTCTCGGTAAATGGATCTTTCATAAGATCTTAAAATATGCATTTTGTCATGAGGAATTTTTTCCCAATTTTATGCTGCATAATATTTGATGCAAGATCTTGTGTATGAGAACATGCCTGAGTATTATATAAGTTTTCTGAAGACACTTGTAGTTGTAAAGTCTTTAATgtcttggtttttattttgcattccTTAAAAATATTGGGTAGTTTCACAAACAATAACTAAATTTGATTTGGAGGAATACtaagataattcttgcatgaAATTGGAGCATTCTCTTGATATTCATGTGCTGTTATGCTTGCTTTCTAATTTTCTACCAATTTCATGATTGGTTTAGTCATTCATATATGATTAGTTTTTCAGTGGAAATATATGCACTTTAGGAACTTTGGAGAATGTTagttctaaatttttaattacacAACTTCCCTTGTAGGTTGCCAAAACAGTTGAACTCATAAAGGCAAAGGGAGGGAAAGTTACCAGGGAGCCTGGCCCTGTTAAAGGTGGCAGTACAATAATTGCTTTCGTTGAAGATCCCGATGGTTATAAGTTTGAGCTTCTGGAGAGAGGGCCAACACCAGAGCCCCTATGTCAAGTAATGCTTCGAGTGGGTGATCTTGATCGTGCCATAAATTTCTATAAGAAGGTGCTTATTGTTCCATATAGTGCATAGAGGgttcatatattaatttttgaactACATAGATTGCTAGTTTAAATTGCTCTGGTTACATAAACTGCTGAAGTTCTTACTCTTGTCTTTAATTTAAAGGCTTTTGGCATGGAGCTTCTTCGCCTAAGGGATAACCCTGACTACAAGGTACATCACCACTCACTACCTGCTGAATACTTCCCTGTTTATGCCAATGAGATAGCCTAAACATACTTCATAATTATGAGTGGTCACAGAACAGTTTATAACTGTTGAAGTAAGCACTTTGTTGGCCCGCTTGATATATACATTTGGATTTACTTCCTATAGTTTTAGCTTTTCAGGCTGATGATAACTTGACACTAATAAAACCATTGCCACTGCTAAATTGGACATACAAATGGTTATTCACGTACcagatatatttaatatatctaTCTTTATCACAAGGACCATGCTGAAGTTTTGTGGTGGTCATTTATTGAGGTGACACTTTTGTTTCTggatccttattttattttttggaactttttgCCTTTGCTGCCCATTATTTTCTTCCTGGATTAGGATGTGAGGCAGTAGTTTTAAAGCAAAGGTATCACGTATATGTCGATTCTACCTATTGGATTCAGGCACTCTATTTCTAATTATGAACATCTTATCTAACAATATATTAAAGTTGGCAATCGAATATCTAGAATCCTACGATTTGaacagagaaatttattcttatGCTGAAATTCTGTACGTAATAAACTACCTAAAAACAGGAGACTAAATCTATATTCACTGTCAATTAGAAAGCTGGAGAAAAGTATAGAAGAAAATAAGTTAAGTGGTTGTGCTGACAAGTATTTGTTTGGTGCAACCTTGCTGTAAAGGGGCTTCTATGACATTTCCCTTTTCAGATTTATTTGAAgtacaattaatttaaaaactatttgCTCATATGTTGTCTGCAAATTACTATAATTGAGATATGGCTGTGATTGTTCTCCAGTATACAGTAGCCATGATGGGATACGGGCCAGAAGATAAGAATGCAGTTCTTGAACTGACATATAACTATGGTGTCACAGATTATGACAAAGGAAATGGATATGCACAGGTGAACGCTTTTTCTTTTGGAAGCAGGATTTTTGTGATTTATACATTTCCCAATGCTGTCCTATTTGTTATCATGCAAAAGGAGCCtaaatttttatgcttttgacAGATTGCAATAGGCACAGATGATGTCTATAAGACTGCAGATGCAATCAAAATAAACGGAGGGGTGATTACTCGTGAACCCGGTCCTTTGCCAGGTATCAACACAAAGATAACTGCTTGCTTGGACCCTGATGGCTGGAAATCGGTATGACCTTTTGTCTATCAGCTAATACATGAGATTTTAGGTTTTTTAAGGCTTTACTATGAAATTCTTAGATTCTGCTTACATAGAGTTGACTTGCTAATGTTTGCTGCTAAAACCATAGTTTTATTGCTGTCTGGATAACATATGCACTAGATTTGATGGTTATACCTCTTTACCTGAGAAGAAAGAAACCTTTTCAAGTAGTCTGTCTGAGAATAGGAAAAGTGGGCATTTATAGGAAATCATGCTTTAAAAGCTATCACAAAATTATAGCTGAAAAGGaagagttattttattttttcattaactTGAGTTTTCCTTAAAATGATCCTTATATCTTTAGAAGTCTTGGAAATTTAAATCTGTTTATTTACATTATTGACCATTGcgatttcatttatttatttttctcttaccATCCTGCAGGTTTTTGTTGATAATGTTGATTTTCTTAAGGAGCTAGAGTGATCAAGGCATCTTTGTTGCTGCTAGGTCTCTACACTGAATCTATGGAAGATTCATTACAATTTTGTCACTAGGAGTATGACTTCACTCTCTTCCTAGTTATCCCAAGTACACTTAGAGGAAATACCTATATCCCAATTCATAGGTAGGTTACCTTTCGTATACCATTGTTAAAGTTTGTTAGAAAACGCCACCTTCATCATTCATATGTATACCCAGGATTATTATTTGAATGTAATTTTATGTAAAAGTTTCTGTTACAGCCATCCAAGTGTTCTTTTTGTCCTAGAATGATGTCACACTGGTATTACAATTCAACATGTGCTGGATTCCCTCGGTCCACATTTGTTTGTCATCACTATTTCTACATTCAAATTCTATAATTCTCTCAGCTGTTTTTATCCCAAAGTATGCCTTTAATTCATTGCCACTGTCTACCCGTCTGGGCCATGCTGGGATGTCGCAATAGACTCCGGAAACTATACCTGCAATCAAAGAATGCCTCACAACAGTTGATAAAGGCAGAGGTTAAAAGGTAATTTCTCTGTATTCGAGTATTTGCTTACATGTCTTCTTTTTTGTAAATGTCCCAGCCAT includes the following:
- the LOC107420671 gene encoding probable lactoylglutathione lyase, chloroplastic produces the protein MASLSVSVSAGLNLSMFRASLPLSSPSLTLSSVRNSSSSYNPSRRLALFHLGSALPQSQLLGVQSSKFLRADGKTIEAAQDGNVAQSSTTVTRENVLGWAKNDKRRLLHVVYRVGDLDKTIKFYTECLGMKLLRKRDIPEERYTNAFLGYGPEDSHFVVELTYNYGVDRYDIGTGFGHFGVAVEDVAKTVELIKAKGGKVTREPGPVKGGSTIIAFVEDPDGYKFELLERGPTPEPLCQVMLRVGDLDRAINFYKKAFGMELLRLRDNPDYKYTVAMMGYGPEDKNAVLELTYNYGVTDYDKGNGYAQIAIGTDDVYKTADAIKINGGVITREPGPLPGINTKITACLDPDGWKSVFVDNVDFLKELE